A DNA window from Calliphora vicina chromosome 1, idCalVici1.1, whole genome shotgun sequence contains the following coding sequences:
- the LOC135953592 gene encoding NPC intracellular cholesterol transporter 2-like, translated as MYKFVAVILVSLVALSAATNVKKCKNGQPFPLSVEVEGCSQPPCDVVKGTTAVMDVHFVGTKNNLSSLNAKVRATALGITVPYELPEDVADVCSNLLDGATCPISKDEDVVYKFNFYVDSYYPEIPVAVEVSLNDENDESVACFICDIKVKKGASN; from the exons atgtataaatttgtaGCTGTCATTCTAGTGTCATTGGTGGCCTTATCAGCCGCCACGAATGTGAAAAAAT GCAAAAATGGTCAACCTTTCCCCTTAAGTGTTGAGGTAGAAGGATGTTCGCAACCACCATGTGATGTTGTCAAAGGCACAACAGCTGTTATGGATGTACACTTTGTTGGAA CCAAAAATAATCTAAGCTCCTTGAATGCCAAAGTACGTGCCACCGCTTTGGGTATTACCGTTCCCTATGAATTACCCGAGGATGTAGCCGATGTTTGCTCGAATCTATTGGATGGTGCCACTTGTCCCATTAGCAAGGACGAAGATGTtgtttataaattcaatttctATGTTGATTCTTACTATCCAGAAATTCCTGTGGCTGTTGAAGTTTCGCTAAACGATGAAAATGATGAATCTGTGGCTTGTTTTATTTGTGATATTAAAGTTAAAAAGGGTGCCtccaattaa
- the LOC135953603 gene encoding NPC intracellular cholesterol transporter 2-like — protein sequence MFKFIIVVFISFVALSAATNVKRCKNGQPFPLSVEVEGCTEPPCDVIKGTTAVMDVHFVGTKNDIRSLNAKVLATALGITVPYELPEDVADVCSNLLDGATCPIGKDEDVVYKFNFHVDSYYPEIPVAVQVSLNDENDESVACFICDIKVKKGAN from the exons atgtttaaatttattattgtggttttcatttcatttgtgGCTCTTTCTGCCGCTACAAATGTGAAAAGGT GCAAAAATGGTCAACCTTTCCCCTTAAGCGTTGAGGTAGAAGGATGTACTGAACCTCCATGTGATGTTATCAAAGGTACCACAGCCGTTATGGATGTACATTTTGTGGgaa CTAAAAATGATATACGCTCCTTGAATGCCAAAGTACTAGCCACAGCTTTGGGTATTACCGTTCCCTATGAATTGCCTGAGGATGTTGCAGATGTTTGTTCTAATTTGTTGGATGGCGCCACCTGTCCTATTGGCAAGGATGAAGATGTtgtttataaattcaattttcatgTTGACTCTTACTATCCGGAAATTCCTGTTGCTGTTCAAGTTTCTTTGAATGACGAAAATGATGAATCTGTGGCATGTTTCATTTGTGATATTAAAGTTAAAAAGGGTGCCAATTAA
- the LOC135959247 gene encoding NPC intracellular cholesterol transporter 2-like, protein MLKFVIVILVSFVAVSAATNVKKCKNGQPFPLSVEVEGCTEPPCDVIKGTTAVMDVHFVGTKNDISSLNAKVRATALGITVPYELPEDVADVCSNLLDGATCPISKDEDVVYKFNFHVDSSYPEIPVAVEVSLNDENNESVACFICNIKVKKGATN, encoded by the exons atgcttaaatttgTGATTGTTATTTTAGTTTCGTTTGTGGCCGTTTCCGCTGCCACAAATGTTAAGAAGT gTAAAAATGGCCAACCTTTTCCCTTAAGTGTTGAGGTAGAAGGATGTACAGAGCCACCATGTGATGTTATCAAAGGCACAACAGCCGTTATGGATGTACATTTTGTGGGAA CCAAAAATGATATAAGCTCCTTGAATGCCAAAGTACGTGCCACCGCCTTGGGCATTACTGTTCCCTACGAATTACCCGAGGATGTAGCTGATGTTTGTTCAAATTTGTTGGATGGCGCCACTTGTCCCATAAGCAAGGATGAAGACGTtgtttataaattcaatttccATGTTGACTCTTCCTATCCTGAAATTCCTGTAGCTGTTGAGGTTTCTTTGAATGACGAAAATAATGAATCTGTGGCATGTTTCATTTGTAATATTAAAGTTAAAAAGGGTGCCACCAATTAA
- the Npc2d gene encoding NPC intracellular cholesterol transporter 2: MYRSLVLLGCLLALGQATEVKQCGDNKPFPLDVRVKGCDIPPCDIVKGTSVEFEIDLVAYKFITSATTLVKAKTLGITVPYELPEDVRDVCSNLMYEAYCPLYDTEDVTYLFLFPIASNYPEISVNVEIYIVDQDEDMVTCFKCDIKVKKGSTPNTKAIYELNWLNNSSIS, encoded by the exons ATGTATCGCTCTTTAGTATTATTGGGATGTCTGCTTGCTTTAGGTCAAGCCACCGAAGTAAAACAAT gtGGCGACAACAAACCCTTTCCCTTAGATGTGCGTGTCAAAGGCTGTGATATACCACCGTGTGATATTGTTAAGGGAACAAGTGTGgaatttgaaattgatttagTAGCCT ataaattCATTACCAGCGCCACCACCTTGGTAAAGGCCAAAACTTTGGGTATAACAGTGCCCTATGAATTACCAGAGGATGTACGCGATGTCTGCTCCAATCTTATGTATGAGGCCTATTGTCCGCTCTATGACACGGAAGATGTCACCTACTTATTCTTATTTCCCATTGCCAGCAATTATCCAGAAATCAGTGTGaatgttgaaatttatatagTGGATCAAGATGAAGATATGGTGACTTGTTTTAAATGTGATATTAAAGTGAAAAAAGGTTCTACGCCAAATACAAAAGCTATTTATGAGTTGAATTGGTTAAATAACTCTTCCATAAGCTAA